Genomic DNA from Elusimicrobiota bacterium:
GCTCAATTGGGACGGGCTCACGGCTGGTCGGTCGAGCGAGCGCGTCTGGCGGGTTTGCTTCATGATTACGCGAAGGAATGGTCTCCTAAAAAACTAAAGAAATATGTCAAGAAACGTCGATTGTCCATTCCCAACCTTTCTTTTATTTTGAAGACCTCTCCCAATATGTTGCACGCCTATGTAAGCGCGGAGGTGGCCAAACAAAAAAAATGGATCACGAACAAAAAAGATCTTCGGGCCATTTCTTCCCACACATTGGGGCGGAAAAAAATGGGACTTGAAGAAAAAATCCTTTTCGTGGCCGACTTCTCGGCCCCCGGACGGGCCTATTCCTCCGCGGCAATGATCCGGAAAATCGCCATAAAAAATTTGGAGCAAGGTTTTCGGGAAACACTGGCGCGAAAGATTGGCTGGCATTTGCTCAAGTCCAAACCTCTTCATCCTTTGGTTATCCAAGTGTGGAATCAAGTTGTGGGGGGATGTTAAAAGTGAACGGGTCCCTCCAAGCGCGACAACTTAAATGGCAGCGGTTTACCGCTTTGATTTTTCTGGCGCTCATTTTGGCTTCTTTGCTGGGAGCCACAAGGTCGCCGGTCGCGGCGGTTTTGGCCAGGGGGGAACGAATTCCCATTCTTATTTTTGGTGTGGATGCGGCCGATTCTTCACGTCATACAGATACCTTGATGTTGGGGCTCTTTGAGCCCGTTAAAAACTATATCAGCGTTCTTTCCATTCCTCGGGACACGAGAATTGACTTGCCTGGCTACCGTTTCAAACGGATCAATGAAATTTATGGATATAACCTTCGCAAGTCCAAGGATGTGGTTTATTCATCCCAAAAGGTATTGGAAGGAGTCACCCATTTGCTCAGCAGTTCAGATTTCGTCCCTTTGTTGCCCTATTTTGTTCAAATAGATTTTTCTGGTTTTAATCGGACGGTGGATTTGTTGGGGGGCGTGTGGGTGGAGGTGAAAACCCCCATGCATTACGATGATTATGCGGGGAATTACCATTTCCACAAAGAACCGGGCCGCTATCTCATGAAAGGGCAAGAGGCCCTGCATTATGTCCGGTTTCGCGGTCAAACGGGAGACCGCGGCCGTATTTTTCGTCAACAAGAATTTATCCGGAGTGCTTTGCGTCGGTTGGCCAACCCGGTCATGATTTTGCGGTTGCCCGAATTAATAGGAATCATCAAATCGACCATCCGATCGAATATGTCGTTTTGGGATGTGTTTTATTTGGCGTCGGCTTGCCGGCGCGTTCGTTCAGACGATGTGGGGTTTTACGTTTTGCCAGGACAGGTTTCCGGGGTCTTTTGGTATCCAAAGAAATCAAACATCGAACAATTGGTTTCTTTGTTGTTTCTTGGTCGGCTTCCTGTCGGTCAAGTGGAGGAAACCATTGTGCCTCAATCTGGCCGGATCACCGTAAAGGTGTGGAACGCTTCCGGGAAATCAGGCGCGGGTTATGAGATGACCAAGTTTTTACGACAAGCCGGCTATGATGTTATTGATTGGGGCAATTATGGTAATCAACAGTTACAGACGCGGGTGATTGACCGCATGGGGCAAATAGAAAACGCCAAATTGGTGGCGGCGACAATGGGGGTTGAAAATTATCACTCCGAACCCAATCCTAAGGCCTTGGTTGATGTGGATGTGGTAATCGGGCAGAATTACATGGGAACAACAGTTCCTTAAAAATATTTCGAGTTTAAGATTTGGAGTTTGTTTCGAGTTTGAGATTTGAGACTTCGAGTTTGATTTAAAAACTCTAAATTTCAAATCTCAAACTCTAAACTCGAAGAAAAGGGGAGAAACCATGGCCATAGATTTCTTAGGCATCCTAAAGACCGCCGTTGAGAGAAATGCCTCAGACGTCCATATCCTTGTCGGCAAACCTCCCATGCTTCGGATCTTGGGTGAAATTGTCGCGCTGGAGGGCTACGAGCCCCTAAAACCCGAAGACACCCAAAGGCTCATCTATTCCATTTTGTTTGATCAACAGAGACGAAAATTTGAGGAAAGGCAAGAGTTGGACTGTTCTTTTTCGGTGCCTGGCTCCGCGCGTTTTCGGGTGAATGTTTTGATGGGTCGGCAGGGAATTGAAGCCGTTTTGCGCGTGATCAATTCAGTGATTCCCAATCCCAAAGATTTGGGTTTTACTCCAGTGATGGAAGATTTGTCCAAATTGCCTCGCGGGCTTGTATTGGTCACGGGGCCCACCGGATCAGGAAAAACCACCACGTTGGCGGCGCTCATTGACCTCGTTAATTCCACAAGAACCAATCATATCCTGACGATAGAAGATCCCATTGAATTCGTGTATGAGTCAAAAAAATGCATTGTTCGACAACGGGAGGTGGGAACGACCACGCAGTCGTTCGCCAATGCGCTCAAAGCTTCTCTGCGAGAAGATCCCGATGTTATTTTGGTGGGCGAATTAAGAGATTTGGAAACCATCTCTTTGGCCATCACCGCTTCCGAAACAGGGCATTTGGTTTTTGCAACTCTTCATACCACGGACGCTCCTCAAACCATTGACCGAGTGATTGACGTTTTCCCTCCTCACCAACAGCAGCAGGTCCGCGTGCAATTGGCGTCTGTTTTGTCAGCGGTTATCTGTCAAACTTTGATTCCGACAACTGACAGAAAAGGGCGAGTGGCCGCCCGCGAGATCATGATTGTGACCCCCGCGATCTCCAATCTTATCCGCGAGGGAAAAATCCACATGATTTACAACGCCATTGATACGGGAGCCAAGTTTGGGATGATGTCTCTCGATAAATCTCTCGAAGATCTTGTGAAAGCACGAAAGATTAATATTGAAGATGCGGTGATCAAAGCCAGAGATCCCGCCAAAGTGCGATCCGCGGCCTCCGGGGCCGCTTACTAAAGGCCGCGTTATGAGCGATAAATTATTTAAAGCGGGAGAAGTGATTTGTCGTGAAGGAGAGTTGGGTGGGACACTTTATCTCATCGTCAGTGGGCAGGTGTTGGTAGAAAAGAAGGCGTTTGAAGGGGAAATGAAAACAAAAACTGTGGCCCGCTTGGGAGCCGGAGAATTCTTTGGGGAGATGGCTTTTCTTCAAGGGCTTCCTCATTCGGCCACCGTCACGGCTGCCGAAGACACCACCCTCCTCCCGCTTTCAAGGGCCACCTTGGACGAGTTGATTCGCACACGTCCCTCCGCCGCGATTGAAGAGGTGATGAATGTCTCAATGGGTTTGAGCAACCGATTAAGGGCCACCACC
This window encodes:
- the lytR_1 gene encoding Transcriptional regulator LytR translates to MLKVNGSLQARQLKWQRFTALIFLALILASLLGATRSPVAAVLARGERIPILIFGVDAADSSRHTDTLMLGLFEPVKNYISVLSIPRDTRIDLPGYRFKRINEIYGYNLRKSKDVVYSSQKVLEGVTHLLSSSDFVPLLPYFVQIDFSGFNRTVDLLGGVWVEVKTPMHYDDYAGNYHFHKEPGRYLMKGQEALHYVRFRGQTGDRGRIFRQQEFIRSALRRLANPVMILRLPELIGIIKSTIRSNMSFWDVFYLASACRRVRSDDVGFYVLPGQVSGVFWYPKKSNIEQLVSLLFLGRLPVGQVEETIVPQSGRITVKVWNASGKSGAGYEMTKFLRQAGYDVIDWGNYGNQQLQTRVIDRMGQIENAKLVAATMGVENYHSEPNPKALVDVDVVIGQNYMGTTVP
- the pilT_4 gene encoding Twitching mobility protein yields the protein MAIDFLGILKTAVERNASDVHILVGKPPMLRILGEIVALEGYEPLKPEDTQRLIYSILFDQQRRKFEERQELDCSFSVPGSARFRVNVLMGRQGIEAVLRVINSVIPNPKDLGFTPVMEDLSKLPRGLVLVTGPTGSGKTTTLAALIDLVNSTRTNHILTIEDPIEFVYESKKCIVRQREVGTTTQSFANALKASLREDPDVILVGELRDLETISLAITASETGHLVFATLHTTDAPQTIDRVIDVFPPHQQQQVRVQLASVLSAVICQTLIPTTDRKGRVAAREIMIVTPAISNLIREGKIHMIYNAIDTGAKFGMMSLDKSLEDLVKARKINIEDAVIKARDPAKVRSAASGAAY